The Armigeres subalbatus isolate Guangzhou_Male unplaced genomic scaffold, GZ_Asu_2 Contig288, whole genome shotgun sequence genome has a segment encoding these proteins:
- the LOC134203895 gene encoding uncharacterized protein LOC134203895, which translates to MPAADDLRLLSKQERALRISLDNLKEFVQTKHEGADRRALDLRIAKLDEIWEKFSNVRMRIELLTDDVSDGETDPEETEQAKLQRHTKVKKQQDSNNAKILKDFENDVYQLKKIMFGLIQAGTSNSLQIQPHASAVVPQSKVKLPELKLPIFNGRMSDWVTFRDTYKNLIHNDVSLSDMDKFTYLRTSLTGDALQEIASIEISSANYAIAWNALENVYENKKLLVMTHLDSLFALESLRQENFDTLSKLVNGFERNLQMLAKIGENTEGWSTLLQYMLCKRLHPTTLRQWESYYNSKEVPKYQDLVKFLKSHCSVSQSIAPAK; encoded by the coding sequence ATGCCAGCAGCTGACGATCTTCGACTGCTGTCTAAGCAGGAGCGTGCTTTGCGGATTTCTCTAGACAATCTCAAGGAATTTGTTCAAACCAAGCACGAAGGAGCGGATAGACGTGCGCTGGACTTACGAATTGCCAAGTTAGACGAAATCTGGGAAAAGTTTAGCAATGTGCGAATGCGGATCGAGCTGCTAACCGATGATGTTTCCGATGGAGAGACGGACCCTGAGGAAACTGAACAAGCCAAGCTACAGCGACACACCAAGGTGAAGAAGCAACAAGACAGCAACAATGCCAAGATTCTGAAGGATTTCGAGAACGACGTTTACCAgttgaagaaaattatgtttGGTTTAATCCAAGCAGGTACGAGTAACTCATTGCAGATTCAGCCACATGCATCTGCAGTGGTTCCCCAATCGAAAGTCAAGCTCCCAGAACTGAAGTTGCCAATCTTCAATGGAAGGATGTCGGATTGGGTCACATTTCGAGACACGTACAAAAACCTGATCCACAACGATGTTAGCTTGTCCGACATGGACAAGTTTACTTATTTGAGAACGTCTCTCACTGGAGATGCCCTGCAAGAGATCGCATCGATTGAAATTTCGTCCGCCAATTATGCGATCGCGTGGAATGCATTAGAGAACGTGTACGAGAACAAGAAGCTATTGGTGATGACACACCTGGATTCCTTGTTCGCCCTTGAGTCACTTCGTCAAGAAAATTTCGATACGTTGAGTAAGCTAGTCAACGGTTTCGAGAGGAACCTCCAAATGCTCGCCAAGATTGGTGAGAATACTGAAGGCTGGAGCACGCTACTGCAGTACATGCTCTGCAAGCGTTTGCATCCCACAACGTTGCGGCAGTGGGAATCATACTACAATTCGAAGGAAGTTCCAAAGTATCAGGACTTAGTAAAGTTTTTGAAAAGTCATTGTTCCGTATCACAGTCCATCGCACCTGCAAAGTAG
- the LOC134203896 gene encoding uncharacterized protein LOC134203896, whose product MRISERLDAVKKQLLCLNCLSSGHFARFCTRGSCFHYGQRHHSLLHANSSTIANPSAKSGQSNGNLSSRKSPGQQPLQVKQTQIGHSTHTQHTQAGRTEQLNSTHASNAHSQLSATDGPSTSLHTAPLATTKHVPHTVLLSTAVVSLYDQFGNSLLARALLDSGSQRCYMSETVSQRLKFKRTREHLPIVGIGGSRTASTQAVFAEVHSLATNYVANLKFHVLPRVTVDLPTRSIDICSWNVPKQIVLADPTFHESAAVDLIIGAEVYLELIIVARRMKLGDSGPILQNTLLGWIVSGGIPDESAVLPVVSSCAAENIEEGLARFFELESCRTTSTLSLEESACETHFERTTTRDSTGRFVVQLPKKQFLVDRLGDTQLIATRRFMALERRLDTDPIVKKMYSDFINEYLRMQHMSEISARDLSTVPVAYFLPHHAVLKPDSTTTKLRVVFDASCASTSGVSLNEALMVGPVVQDDLTSITLRFRLRKYAMTADIEKMYRMIKMHPMDHPLQCIVWREDSTKPLRMFMLTTVTYGTSSAPYLATRCLKKLAEDEKNNFPAATDTILYEFYVDDMLKSVDSLEEAVQLSQDLIEVLSTAGLTLRKWSSNSRELLDHIPPYLRDERSCLDLELSNPTVKTLGIKWEPRSDIFRFTVPQWNPATEITKRIILSDFAKLFDPLGLVGPSLVPAKVFLQDHWRTKCSWNDILPEELQVWWRGFRESLEGLTLLQVPRWIAFGSETLSVELHMFCDASQKAYGACIYLRCVSFDGTVSSSLVTAKSRVAPLEDLEKKRKQISIPRLELSSALTGAHLYEKVVQSLKIAVQPYFWTDSMIVKCWIAAPPSRWNIFVANRVSEIQHITRGGIWNHIAGLDNPADVLSRGMDPHQLKDFQMWWQGPPWLRLDKTLWPTSANINHEDLDPLLLEERTTVSAPAQVIEPSTIFSLRSSLQDFVRIVSLIRRFVHNCRNTSDRRVGLVRLEEREAALHQLLILAQRESFPEELVALRKNGEVKPTSRLKQLCPRLVNGLILVGGRLRNANISAGRKHPIVLDNQHPLSILVADYYHKKALHAGQQLLIASMRERYWPIAARSLARKVIHRCIKCFRARPKSSEQLMADLPAERVNPAPPFLHVGVDYCGPFYIQNPYRKGGSIKCFVAVFVCLVVKAVHLEVVGDLTTQAFVAALRRFVSRRGRPKIIMCDNATNFVGARRELDDLRKLFNNQMFVKAVTEEASLENINFKFIPAKSPNFGGLWEAAVKSMKGHLKRTLGNTVLVADEMVTLVAQIEACLNSRPITPLSNDADDLDFLTPGHFLVGRPLTAVPEPSLRELNQSRLSRWQRVQYFLQCIWKRWSTQYLSSLHARTKWTRQRNNILVGTMVLLREDNLPPLKWRMGRVSEIHPGKDGNIRVVKVRTKDGDFLRAISKVCVLPISDNNTPSTSTYEED is encoded by the coding sequence ATGCGGATTTCGGAGAGGCTCGACGCCGTGAAGAAACAATTGCTTTGTTTGAATTGCCTGTCATCAGGACACTTCGCACGATTCTGCACCCGAGGATCGTGCTTCCACTATGGTCAACGGCACCACTCGTTACTTCACGCGAACTCGTCGACCATCGCGAATCCGTCTGCCAAGTCAGGACAGTCAAATGGGAATCTGTCGTCTAGGAAATCACCTGGACAGCAACCACTACAAGTTAAGCAAACACAAATCGGTCACTCAACACACACTCAGCATACACAAGCTGGACGCACAGAACAACTAAACTCCACACATGCAAGTAACGCTCATTCGCAGTTATCCGCCACAGACGGCCCCAGTACAAGCCTACACACTGCTCCATTAGCTACAACAAAACACGTTCCGCACACCGTTCTTCTCTCTACCGCTGTCGTAAGCCTTTACGATCAGTTCGGTAACTCTTTGCTTGCTCGTGCATTGCTGGACTCTGGTTCTCAGCGATGCTATATGTCTGAAACCGTTTCGCAAAGGCTCAAGTTCAAACGAACTCGTGAGCATTTACCGATCGTCGGCATCGGTGGATCGCGAACTGCATCAACTCAAGCAGTTTTCGCGGAAGTTCATTCGCTTGCTACAAACTATGTGGCAAATCTTAAGTTCCATGTCTTGCCACGAGTAACCGTCGATCTTCCAACACGAAGCATTGACATTTGTTCCTGGAATGTGCCGAAGCAGATAGTGTTAGCCGATCCAACGTTCCACGAGTCTGCAGCTGTAGATCTGATTATAGGAGCAGAAGTATATCTGGAGCTGATAATTGTAGCGCGTCGAATGAAGCTGGGAGATTCTGGTCCAATTTTGCAAAATACTCTTTTGGGTTGGATAGTTTCTGGAGGGATTCCGGATGAGTCAGCTGTTTTACCAGTCGTGTCATCGTGTGCTGCAGAGAATATTGAAGAAGGACTAGCACGGTTCTTTGAGCTGGAATCGTGTCGCACCACCAGCACATTGTCACTAGAAGAGTCGGCATGTGAAACACACTTTGAGAGAACGACGACGAGAGACTCTACCGGCAGATTCGTTGTTCAGCTACCCAAGAAACAATTCCTCGTTGACCGCTTGGGAGATACTCAGCTAATCGCTACTCGTCGCTTCATGGCTTTGGAGCGCAGATTGGATACCGATCCAATCGTGAAGAAAATGTATTCCGATTTCATCAACGAATATCTTCGGATGCAGCATATGAGTGAGATTTCAGCACGAGACCTAAGCACAGTTCCGGTAGCATACTTCCTACCGCACCATGCGGTATTAAAGCCCGATAGCACCACGACCAAACTGCGTGTCGTGTTTGATGCGTCGTGCGCTAGCACGTCTGGAGTTTCACTAAATGAAGCTCTCATGGTGGGTCCTGTGGTTCAGGATGACCTTACTTCCATAACACTACGTTTCAGACTGAGGAAGTACGCGATGACAGCAGACATTGAGAAGATGTATAGGATGATCAAGATGCATCCGATGGATCATCCACTCCAATGCATAGTATGGAGAGAGGATTCTACCAAGCCGCTCCGAATGTTCATGCTGACCACAGTCACGTACGGCACGTCTTCGGCACCGTACTTGGCCACGCGTTGCCtgaagaagttggcggaggatgAGAAGAACAACTTCCCTGCCGCCACTGATACGATTCTCTACGAGTTCTACGTCGACGATATGCTGAAGAGCGTTGACAGCCTTGAAGAAGCTGTACAATTGTCACAGGATCTGATCGAAGTTCTAAGCACAGCTGGGCTTACCTTGAGGAAATGGAGCTCCAACTCTCGAGAATTGCTGGATCATATTCCACCTTATCTGCGAGATGAACGCTCTTGTTTGGATCTCGAACTCTCTAACCCCACAGTTAAAACCCTTGGAATAAAATGGGAACCCCGTTCAGACATTTTTCGGTTCACTGTACCTCAGTGGAACCCTGCTACTGAGATCACCAAGAGGATCATATTGTCCGATTTTGCGAAGCTTTTCGATCCGTTAGGCCTGGTTGGACCTAGTCTTGTTCCAGCCAAGGTATTTCTTCAGGATCATTGGAGAACAAAGTGCTCCTGGAATGATATTCTACCCGAAGAGCTTCAAGTGTGGTGGAGAGGATTCAGAGAAAGTTTGGAAGGTCTGACTTTGTTGCAAGTACCTCGTTGGATCGCATTCGGAAGCGAAACATTGTCCGTCGAGCTTCACATGTTCTGCGACGCATCCCAGAAGGCGTACGGCGCCTGCATCTACCTCAGGTGTGTCTCGTTCGATGGTACAGTTTCGTCGTCACTGGTTACCGCTAAATCTCGTGTAGCTCCGCTTGAAGACCTAGAGAAGAAACGAAAACAAATTTCGATTCCACGATTGGAGCTCTCGTCTGCACTCACAGGCGCACATCTGTACGAAAAAGTCGTCCAAAGTCTCAAGATCGCAGTTCAGCCGTATTTTTGGACCGACTCAATGATCGTTAAGTGTTGGATCGCAGCGCCTCCGTCTCGTTGGAACATTTTCGTGGCCAACAGGGTATCTGAAATTCAGCACATCACACGTGGAGGTATCTGGAATCACATAGCCGGCTTGGACAACCCGGCCGATGTTCTATCAAGAGGAATGGATCCTCATcagctgaaggatttccagaTGTGGTGGCAAGGGCCACCTTGGTTACGGTTAGACAAAACCTTATGGCCGACATCGGCTAACATAAATCACGAGGACCTAGATCCTCTGTTACTCGAGGAACGCACAACGGTATCGGCTCCAGCGCAAGTTATTGAACCTAGCACAATCTTCAGCCTTCGATCGTCATTACAAGATTTTGTTCGCATCGTATCACTCATTCGGAGATTTGTGCACAACTGTCGAAACACTAGTGACCGCAGAGTAGGCCTAGTGCGACTTGAAGAACGAGAAGCAGCTTTACATCAGTTACTGATCCTAGCCCAAAGAGAAAGTTTTCCAGAAGAACTAGTTGCGTTACGTAAGAATGGAGAAGTCAAACCTACGTCTCGCTTAAAGCAACTATGCCCTCGCTTGGTAAACGGATTAATCCTCGTCGGTGGCCGGCTTCGAAACGCTAACATTTCAGCCGGTCGAAAGCATCCTATAGTTCTGGATAATCAGCATCCTCTTTCGATCCTCGTTGCGGATTACTATCACAAGAAAGCCCTGCACGCTGGGCAACAATTGCTCATCGCCAGCATGCGGGAAAGATACTGGCCGATAGCAGCTCGTAGCTTGGCAAGGAAAGTTATTCATCGGTGCATCAAATGCTTTCGGGCTCGACCGAAGAGTTCCGAACAACTCATGGCAGATTTACCAGCTGAGCGGGTCAATCCAGCTCCACCGTTCCTGCACGTGGGAGTGGACTACTGTGGTCCGTTTTATATTCAGAACCCATATCGCAAGGGTGGTTCAATCAAATGTTTCGTAGCAGTATTTGTGTGCCTTGTAGTGAAGGCCGTTCATCTGGAGGTCGTTGGAGACCTCACAACACAAGCTTTCGTCGCGGCGCTGAGAAGATTTGTCTCCCGGCGAGGTAGACCAAAGATCATTATGTGTGACAACGCAACTAACTTTGTTGGTGCCCGACGCGAGTTAGACGATCTTCGAAAGCTGTTCAACAACCAAATGTTCGTAAAAGCGGTGACTGAAGAAGCTTCATTGGAGAACATCAACTTTAAATTCATCCCTGCGAAATCCCCCAACTTCGGTGGACTTTGGGAAGCCGCCGTGAAGTCGATGAAAGGTCATCTTAAGCGCACTCTTGGAAACACCGTACTCGTAGCCGACGAAATGGTTACCCTGGTGGCACAGATTGAGGCTTGCCTCAACTCGAGGCCAATTACGCCACTCTCGAACGACGCAGACGACTTGGATTTTCTGACACCAGGTCACTTTCTTGTGGGTAGGCCACTCACAGCAGTACCAGAACCATCTCTGCGAGAGCTCAATCAGTCTCGGCTCTCAAGATGGCAGCGAGTTCAGTACTTCCTCCAATGTATCTGGAAACGTTGGTCAACGCAATATTTGTCGAGCTTGCATGCTCGCACGAAATGGACCAGACAACGGAACAACATTCTCGTCGGAACCATGGTACTACTACGTGAGGACAATTTACCACCTCTCAAGTGGCGAATGGGTCGTGTCAGTGAGATCCACCCGGGGAAAGACGGCAATATCCGTGTTGTCAAAGTTCGCACGAAGGACGGAGACTTCCTTCGAGCGATTTCCAAAGTATGTGTCCTACCAATTTCCGACAACAACACTCCGTCCACGTCAACTTACGAGGAGGATTAA